The sequence CCGCCCTCGCCTTCGTTGTCGGCGCGCATGATGATGGTGACGTACTTGAGCGTCACCACGATCATCAGCGCCCAGAACACGAGCGAGAGGATGCCGAGCACGGTGTCGTGGTTGGCGGTCAGGCCGTAGTGCGGCGAGAACGCTTCCTTCAGCGTGTACAGCGGACTGGTGCCGATGTCGCCGAAGACCACGCCGACCGCGCCCACCGCCAGGCCGAGCAGCCCCGCGCGGCCGCCGTGCCCGGAATGCCCGTGCGTGTGCGAATTCGTTGCCTGCTGGCGGGTGTCGGCCATTTGGGGGTCTTCAGCGGAGCGCGGACTTTAGCGCCTTGCGGATGATGGTCGCGGCGTCGTCGCCCGTTGCGGCGGCATCGCGCACCATGCGCGAGGCTTCCGCGGGCTTGTAGCCGAGTTGCTGCAGGGCGACGACCGCTTCGGATTGCGCATCGGCCGGCACGTTGCCGCCGATCGGGCCGCCACCACCGCCGAGGTCCGCGGCGCGGTCGCGCAGTTCCACGACCATGCGCTCGGCGGTCTTCTTGCCGATGCCGGGAATGCGGGTGAGCGCAGTGACGTCGCCGGCCTGCACCAGGCGCGCGAAGTCGTCCACGCTCACGCCCGAGAGCACGGCCAGCGCGATCTTGGCGCCGATGCCCGTCACCTTCTGCACGTCGCGGAACAAACGACGCTCGCCTTCGCGCAGGAAGCCGTACAGCGACACGCTGTCTTCCTTCTGCGCGTAGTGCGTGAACAGCGCAACTTCGCGGCCGAGCTCGGGCAGGTCGTAGAACGTGCTCATCGGCGCTTCGAGCTCGTAGCCCACGCCATGCACGTCCACGACGAGCCACGGCGGCTGCTTGTGCACGAGGATTCCCTTGAGGCGTCCGATCACGCAGTGGCTCCGGTCGTGTGGGTCAGCGGCGGCGGCGCAGCAAGGCGACGCTCGCGCCTGCACGCAGCGCGGTCGCGCGCATGTGCGCATGGGTGAGGGCGACGGCGAGCGCGTCCGCGGCGTCGGCCTGCAGTTTCGCGTCGGGGAGTTTGAGCAACAGGCGCACCATGTGCTGCACCTGCGCCTTTTCCGCGGCACCGCCGCCGACCAGCGATTGCTTGATCAGGCGTGGGGCGTATTCGTGCACGGACAGCTGGCGGCGCACCACGGTGGCGATCGCGGCGCCGCGCGCGTGCCCCAGCTTGAGCGCCGAGGTCGCGTTCTTGTCCATGAAGACGGTTTCGATCGCGACTTCGTTCGGGGCCCAGGCGTCGATCAGGGCATCGAGGCCTTCGCACAGGCGGCCCAGGCGCGCGGGGAAGTCGGCGGCGTCCAGCAGCACCAGCGCTTCGCAATGGACGAACGTGCAACGCCCGGCATCGTCCACGTCGATCACGCCCACGCCGGTGCGCTGGGAGCCGGGATCGATGCCGAGGATGCGGGTCACTCGGGCAGTCTACGCGGCGTAGGCGTCGTCGCCGAGGTCGGCGTTGGAATAGACGTTCTGGACGTCGTCCAGGTCCTCGAGCCAGCGCAGCAGCTTGGCGACCTGCTGGGCCGTCTCGCCGGCCACCGCAATATCGTTGTCGGCACGCATGGTGACTTCGGCGATGTCGGGCTTCAGGCCCGCGCCGTCCATCGCGGCCTTGACCGCGTCGAAGCCGTCCTGGGCGGTCAGCACGTCGATGGCGCCGTCCTCGGGGTAGACGACCACGTCGTCGGCACCGGCATCGATCGCCACCTCGGTGATGCGGTCCTCGTCCGCGCCGGGCGCGAAGGACAGGACACCGAGCTTCTTGAACATGAAGGACACCGAGCCATCGGTGCCCAGGTTGCCTCCGAACTTGCCGAAGGCATGGCGCACGTCGGCGACGGTGCGGACCTTGTTGTCGGTGAGGCAATCCACGATCACCGCGACGCCGCCGGGCGCGTAGCCCTCGTAGCGGATTTCCTCGTAGGTGACGCCTTCCAGTTCGCCGGTCGCCTTCTTGATGGCGCGCTCGATGACGTCCTTCGACATGTTCACCTGCAGGCCGCGATCGATGGCGGCGCGCAGGCGCGGGTTCGACGACGGATCGCCGCCACCGGCGCGCGCGGCGACGCCGATTTCGCGGATCACCTTGGTGAAGATCTTGCCGCGCTGCGCGTCGACCGCGTTCTTGCGGGCTTCGATGGAAGGGCCACGACCCATGGGGACATCCGGTTGCTGGTCTTTCAGGGGCGCAAATTCTACAGGGGCGCCAAGCCCCGTGGCCGTCAGGCGGGGCGGGAAAAGCGGCCGTCCCGCAGGAAGGCGATCGCCTGGTCGGCGGCGTCGACGGACCAGAGCATCCCGCTGTGGCTGGCATCGATGACCACGTGGTCGGCGACCCCGGGCAGCCGGGTTTCTTCGACGGCGACCGTGCCGTCGTGGTCGCCCGCGAACTGGCCGAACAAGGCGCCGAGCCCGTGCGGCACGCGGCCGGCGACCACGCCGACCTGCGCCTGCCCCTGCCAGTGCGGGAAGCCGGATTGCAGCAAGGTCGCGCTGCGCCCGAGCAGATAGGTCGCCACCGGCCAGCGCAGCATGCCGGATGCGGCGCCGCTGCCCGCGAGTGGGGAGCCCAGGCACACCACGCGCCGCACCTTCAGGTGCGGTGCGTCGAGCAAGGCCTGCAGCGTGATGAGTCCGCCGAGGCTGTGCGCCACGATGTCGACGTCTTCATCGCCGATGATGTCGATCAAACGCGGCACGGCGCGATCGGGACCGTCTGCGACGCTCCCGTACGCGAAGATTTCGGGATCGAACCCCGCCGAGCGCAGCTTGCCCGCGAGCCAGGCCATCGCGAAGCCCGGCATCCAGAGACCATGCAGCAGGAGGACGCGCCGGCTCACGCGGTGGCGCTGCGTGCCTTCGGGGAGGCGGCCGCGTCGCGCCGCAGGATGAACTCGGGGTCGCGCGTGTTGCCGACCATGAATTCGTAACCGCCGACCTTCTGGAAGCCGAGGCGTTCGTAGAAGCGCTGCGCACCGAAGTTCTGCGAGTACACGCCGATCCACAGCGTGCAGGGGCCGTCCTGTTCCAGCCAATCGAACGCGGTCTGGATCAGGCGCGCACCGATGCCGCTGCCCTGTGCTTCGGGCAGCAGGTAGATGCGCTTCAGCTCGCCGTCCTCGGGACGCACGTCCTCGTGCGGCAGCATGCACGGGCGGCCGGCGAGCGCGTAACCCAGCGCCTGCCCGTCGCGTTCGACGATCCACAAGGCATACGTCGGATCGGTGAGGAACTTGCGCTGCTTCTCCACCGAATACGCGTCTTCCAGGAAGGCCGCGAGATCGTCCGGCGGATACAGGTGCCCGAACGCGCTGACGAACGCGCGCTCGCCGACATCCTTCAGGCGCTCGACGTCGTCGAGCGTCGCGCGACGGATCGTGGGCTCGCTCACTTGTCGGCCTTCTCGCGGACGGAGACGTGCACTTCGGCGAGCTGCTTGTCCGGCACCGGCGACGGCGCGCCGGTCATCAGGCACTGCGCGGTGGTGGTCTTCGGGAAGGCGATGACGTCGCGGATCGATTCCGTGCCCGCCATCAGCGCGGCGATGCGGTCGATGCCGAAGGCGATACCACCGTGCGGCGGCGCGCCGTACTTCAGCGCGTCGAGCAGGAAGCCGAACTTGCCTTCCGCTTCTTCCGCCCCGATGCCCAGCATGTCGAACACCGCCGACTGCATCTGCGAATTGTGGATGCGGATCGAACCGCCGCCGATCTCGTTGCCGTTGAGCACCATGTCGTAGCCGCGCGACACGGCGGTCTTCGCGTTCGCGCGCAGGTCGTCGATCGAATCGACCGCCGGCGCGGTGAAGGGATGGTGGAGCGCGACGTAACGCTGCTCTTCCTCGTCCCATTCGAACATCGGGAAGTCGGTGACCCACAGCGGCGTCCAGCCCACGGCGACCAGGCCCAGGTCCTTGCCGAGCTTCAGGCGCAGCGCGCCCATGAAGTCGGAGGCGGACTTGTACGTGGCGGCGCCGAAGAAGATCGCATCGCCGGTCTGCGCGCCGGTGGCCTTGAGGATCGCGGCGATCGTCGCGTCGTCGAGGAACTTCGCGATCGGCGAATTGATGCCTTCGCGACCCTTCGACGCGTCTTCGACCTTCATCCACGCCAGGCCCTTCGCACCGTACTTGGCCGCGTACGCGCCGTAGTCGTCGATCTGCTTGCGCGAGAACTGCGCGCCACCCGGCGCACGCAGCGCGACGACGCGGCCGTCGGCGTGGTTCGCCCAATCGGTGAACACCTTGAACTCGCAGGTCTTCACGAGCTCGGCGATGTCGGTGAATTCCATCGCGTTGCGCAGGTCCGGCTTGTCCGAACCGTAGCGGCGCATCGCCTCTTCGTACGTCATGCGCGGGAAGGGATTGGCCAGCTCCACGTCCATCACTTCGCGGAACACCACGCGGATCATTTCCTCCACGGTGTCCTGCACGTCGCGCTCGGACACCCACGCGAACTCCATGTCGAGCTGCGTGAATTCCAGCTGGCGGTCGGCACGTAGCGCTTCGTCGCGGAAGCAGCGCGCGATCTGGTAGTAGCGGTCGAAGCCCGCCATCATCAGGATCTGCTTGAACAACTGCGGCGACTGCGGCAACGCGTAGAACTCGCCCGGATGCATGCGCGCGGGCACGAGGAAGTCGCGCGCGCCTTCGGGCGTGGCCTTGGTGAGGATCGGCGTTTCGATGTCCTGGAAACCGCGCGCGTCGAGCCAGCGGCGCAGCGCCTGCACGAGCTTGATGCGCGTGCGCATCATCCGCTGCATCTCCGGCGTGCGCAGGTCGAGGTAGCGGTACTTCAGGCGGATGTCCTCGCCCGGGTTTTCGTGGGCGTGGAACGGCAGCGGCTCGGCCTTGTTGAGCAGTTCGATCTTCGTGGCGACGACTTCGACCTGGCCGGTCCTGATCTTCGCGTTCACGCTCGAGCGGCGGCGCACGACGCCGGTGATGCGCAGGCAGTCTTCGTAGCCGATCTTCGAAGCCGCTTCCACGACCGCCGCGTTGCCTTCCGCATCCGAGGATTCGGCGACGACCTGCACGATGCCTTCGTGGTCGCGCAGGTCGATGAAGCACAGGCCGCCGAGGTCGCGGGCGACGTCGGCCCAGCCGCACAGGGTGACGGTCTGTCCGACCAGCGCCTCGTCGACGAGGCCGCAGAAGTGGGTACGCATGGGAGCTCCAACACGGATGGCGGTCCGGCCGGGGCCGGAAAGACGCGCATTTTAGCCCGAGGCCTGCCCGGCCCGCCGCCCGCGTTCGTTCTTAATGAGTGGGGTGAGAAAGGGGTGGCCGATGGTGTTTCCGCCGGAACGCGAGGCGGCGTACGTCCAGCGAATGTTTGGTTGGCAGCGCGTGCGATTGCGCCGCCTGGTCCTGCTGGCCCCGCTACTGCTGCTGATTTTCGTGGCCGTGGAAGCCCTGCTCATGCCCGCCCCGCTGTCGGAGTGGCTGCGCGATCCCGTGGTGTGGGCCGGTTTCGTGATCCTGCTGGCCATCGCGCTGTGGATGCGGGGCATCGAGAGCGCCGACCTGTTCGCCTGGGTCGGGGTCGGGCTGCAGACGCTGTTCCTCGTCGCCTGCGCCCTCACAACCCGGCCCGGGCATGGCGGGCTCGCCCTGCTGCTTCCGATGTTCATCGCCACCCCGCTGGTGACCGCGCCCTTCTTCGCCCGCACGCGCACGGTGGTGATCGCGATCGTCTCCGCGTACGCGGCCGGTGCACTGGCGCTGTGGCACAGCAGCGCGGGCAGCACGGTCTGGCTGGCCTACGGCATCCAGGCCCTGGCCGGCGGCATCACGGCGATGGCGATGCACGGCACGGTCGACTATTCGCGTCGCGCCTACTTCCTCGCCGAAGAGGAGCTTGCGCAACGGGCCCGGCTCGACGCCCTCACCTCCGTGCTCAATCGCCGCCACTTCATCGAAATGGGCGAAGCGGCCCTGGCGCGCCTGCATCCGGGCGACCTGCTCACGGCCTGCTTCATCGACCTCGACCATTTCAAGCGCGTGAACGACGAGGGCGGCCATCGCCTCGGCGACCAGCTGTTGTCGGCGGTGGCGCAATGCCTGCTGGACCTCGAAGGTCCCGGTCGGTTGATCGGGCGCGTGGGCGGCGAAGAGTTCGCGATGCTGCTCTCGGGCATGCGCGCGGCCGACGCGGAGCAGATCACGAAGGATCTGTGCGCGCGCATCGCCGGGCTGAAGGTCGAGGACTTCTCATGCACCGCGAGCGTGGGCATCGCGGAATGGCATCACGGGGAATCGCTCTCCGACCTGCTGCATCGCGCCGACCTGGCGCTGCTGCATGCGAAGCGCACGGGGCGTAACCGCATCGTGCGGTGGCAGGAGCACCTGGCGGCCTGAGGTTTACTCCGACTTCGCGGGCGTCGACGGCTTCGAATCGGATGACGACGACGAAGACGAAGACGACGAGCCCTCCGTCAGGTTCTTCTTCTTGTCGCTGCCCTTCTTGAAGTCCGTCTCGTACCAGCCGCTGCCCGAGAGGCGGAACGACGGCGCGGTCACCTGGCGTTTCACCGCATCGGCGCCGCACTGCGGGCAGGCGGAGGGATCCGGGTCCGCGATTTTCTGCAGACGGTCGAAGTGGTGGCCGCAGGCGGCGCATTCGAAGGCGTAGATGGGCATGGCGGGCGAATGTCGCTTGGAATCGGAGGAATATTGGGGTCAGGCCGCTTCGTACAAGGCGAGCAGGTCGGCCTCGGCGCGAGTGAGCTCGGCGCGCAGGTCGGCTTGTTTGCGGCCCAGGTCCGCGGCCTTGGCCTTCTCGGCGTAGACCTTCGGGTCGGCCAGCACCTTGTCGATCTCGGCGATCTTCGCTTCGAGCTCGGCCACGCGGGCTTCGGCCTTGGCCAGGGCGTGCGGATTGGTTTTCTTCGCGGGCTTGGCCGGCGCGGGCGGCGCTTCCACTGCAGCGGGCTTGGCCTTTTCGGCCTTGTCCGCCTTCGAGGATTCGCTCCCCGGGCGCGAGCGCAGCCACGCGGCGTATTGGTCGAGGTCGCCATCGAAGGATTCGACCTTGCCGTCGGCCACGCGCACGAAGGTGTCGCACACCAGGCCGATCAGGTGGCGGTCGTGCGAGACCAGCACGATCGCACCATCGAAATCGCTGAGCGCCTCGGCGAGCGCTTCGCGCATGTCGAGGTCGAGATGGTTGGTCGGCTCGTCGAGCAGCAACACGTTCGGTTGCTTGAACGCAATCATGGCCAGCGCCAGGCGCGCCTTCTCGCCGCCTGAGAACCCGTCGATCGATTCGAATGCGCGATCGCCGGGGAAATTCCACTTGCCGAGGAAATCGCGGAACTGCTGCGTCGGCAAATCGCCTGCGACCTTCCGCAGGTGGTCGATGGGCGTCTGCCCGGCCATCAGCGATTCGACGGTGTGCTGCGCGAAGTAGCCGATGCGCATGTCCGGATGCGCGTTGCGTTCGCCCGCGAGGAGCGGCAACTCGCCGACCAGGGTTTTCACGAGCGTGGACTTGCCGGCGCCGTTCGGGCCGAGCAGGCCCACGCGATCGCCTGCTTCGAGGCCGAATCCCACGTCCGCAAGGATGCGCGTGTCGCCGTAGCCCGCATCGACGTGGTTCAGGCGCACCAGCGAGTTCGGCAGGCGCTGCGGCTCCGGGAATTCGATGCGCAGGGAACGCTCGGCGCGCACGGCTTCCGTGCCCGCGAGTTTCGCCAGGCGCTTCATGCGCGACTGCGCCTGCTTCGCCTTGCTGGCCTTGGCCTTGAAGCGATCGATGAACGACTGCAGGTGCGCGCGTTCGACCTGTTCCTTCTCGAAGGCGATCTGCTGCTGGCGCAGCTGTTCCGCGCGCTGGCGTTCGAACGCCGTGTAATCGCCGGTGTAGAGCTTGGCGCGGCCTTCGTGCAGGTGCAGCGTGTGCGTGGTGACGTTGTCGAGGAACTCGCGGTCATGCGAGATCACCAGCAGCGTGCCCGGGTAACGCAGCAGCCACTGCTCGAGCCAGAGGACGGCGTCGAGGTCGAGGTGGTTGGTCGGTTCGTCGAGCAACAGCAGGTCGCTCGGCGTCATCAGCGCGCGCGCGACGTTGAGGCGCACGCGCCAACCGCCGGAGAACTCGGACACGGCCTTCGCATGCGTTTCCGGCGGGAAGCCGAGGCCATGCAGCAGGCGGCCGGCGCGCGCGGTGGCGTCGTAGCCATTCAGTTCTTCGAGGCGTTGGTGCGCTTCGGCCACCGCTTCCCAGTCTTCGTTCGCGAAGGCATTCGCTTCGAACTGGATCGCGTCGTGCACCGCGGCGTCGCCGGAGAGCACGAAGTCGATCGCACTGTCGGGCAGCGACGGCGTTTCCTGCGCGACCGAGGCGATGCGCGCCTTGCCGGGCAGGTCGATGTCGCCCTTGTCGGGTTCCACCTCACCCATCATCGCGGCGAACAGGGAGGACTTGCCGGTGCCGTTGCGGCCGACGACGCCCACGCGATAGCCGGCGTGGAGGGCCAGGTCGACGTCGGACAAAAGGAGGCGCTCGCCCCGGCGGAGGGCGAAGTTGCGGAAAGCGATCATGGGCGCGAAGTTTACAGGCCCCGGGGCGGGCGATTCCCTGCGGATTCGCAGGCGTGCGGACAAATTCAGGCGGGATTTGCGGCCCGGCCGCGACCCGGGGACACTCGCCGCAACCCAAGGACGAGGGAAATACGGTGGATTTTGCGACCCGCTACGACTACCTGAAGACGGCCATCGCCCGCTACGACGGGTATTTCAATCTCGCCGCAGTGAAGGGCTCGCTGGTCCTCACGAGCAACGCGATCTTCCTCGCGCCCGCCATCGGCCAGCGCAGCGAACTCCTGGCCGCCTTGTCGGCGGGCGGCGCGGCGCGGGTGCTGCTCATCGCGGCCACGCTCCTGTCGCTCACCTCGATGGTGCTCGCATCGCTCGTGCTGGCCTCCTGGCTTGGGCGCTCGCGACCGGAATCGCTGATGTTCTCCGACACGGTCGCCGCCACGCGCCCCGACGATTACGTCAACGCCGTGGCGCAATTGGACGAAACCCGCGTCCTGGCCGATCTCGCGCGGCTGGCGCACATGCTCGCCACGGGGCTCACGCGCAAATTTCGCTACGTGACACTGGTCCTCGCGGTGGCGTGCGCATTCCTGGCACTGCTGGCCTGATCAACCCTTCCGGAAGGCCAGCTGGCCTCCCGAAGCCTCCACGTGGATGGTGTCCCCGCTCGTGAATTCGCCCGACAGGATCTTCGTGGCGAGGGGATTCTCCAGTTGCTGCTGGATCGCGCGCTTGAGCGGCCGCGCGCCGTAGACGGGGTCGAAGCCCACGTTCCCGAGCAATTGCAGGGCCGAGTCCGCGAGTTCGATCTTGATCCCCCGCTCCGCCAGCCGCTTGCCCAGGTACTGCGTCTGGATACGGGCGATCTCGCGGATCTGCGCCTTGTCGAGCGGATGGAAGACGACGATCTCGTCGAGGCGGTTGATGAACTCCGGGCGGAAGTGGGCCTGCACCA comes from Lysobacter sp. KIS68-7 and encodes:
- a CDS encoding ABC-F family ATP-binding cassette domain-containing protein, which gives rise to MIAFRNFALRRGERLLLSDVDLALHAGYRVGVVGRNGTGKSSLFAAMMGEVEPDKGDIDLPGKARIASVAQETPSLPDSAIDFVLSGDAAVHDAIQFEANAFANEDWEAVAEAHQRLEELNGYDATARAGRLLHGLGFPPETHAKAVSEFSGGWRVRLNVARALMTPSDLLLLDEPTNHLDLDAVLWLEQWLLRYPGTLLVISHDREFLDNVTTHTLHLHEGRAKLYTGDYTAFERQRAEQLRQQQIAFEKEQVERAHLQSFIDRFKAKASKAKQAQSRMKRLAKLAGTEAVRAERSLRIEFPEPQRLPNSLVRLNHVDAGYGDTRILADVGFGLEAGDRVGLLGPNGAGKSTLVKTLVGELPLLAGERNAHPDMRIGYFAQHTVESLMAGQTPIDHLRKVAGDLPTQQFRDFLGKWNFPGDRAFESIDGFSGGEKARLALAMIAFKQPNVLLLDEPTNHLDLDMREALAEALSDFDGAIVLVSHDRHLIGLVCDTFVRVADGKVESFDGDLDQYAAWLRSRPGSESSKADKAEKAKPAAVEAPPAPAKPAKKTNPHALAKAEARVAELEAKIAEIDKVLADPKVYAEKAKAADLGRKQADLRAELTRAEADLLALYEAA
- a CDS encoding GGDEF domain-containing protein, which encodes MVFPPEREAAYVQRMFGWQRVRLRRLVLLAPLLLLIFVAVEALLMPAPLSEWLRDPVVWAGFVILLAIALWMRGIESADLFAWVGVGLQTLFLVACALTTRPGHGGLALLLPMFIATPLVTAPFFARTRTVVIAIVSAYAAGALALWHSSAGSTVWLAYGIQALAGGITAMAMHGTVDYSRRAYFLAEEELAQRARLDALTSVLNRRHFIEMGEAALARLHPGDLLTACFIDLDHFKRVNDEGGHRLGDQLLSAVAQCLLDLEGPGRLIGRVGGEEFAMLLSGMRAADAEQITKDLCARIAGLKVEDFSCTASVGIAEWHHGESLSDLLHRADLALLHAKRTGRNRIVRWQEHLAA
- the ruvC gene encoding crossover junction endodeoxyribonuclease RuvC, yielding MTRILGIDPGSQRTGVGVIDVDDAGRCTFVHCEALVLLDAADFPARLGRLCEGLDALIDAWAPNEVAIETVFMDKNATSALKLGHARGAAIATVVRRQLSVHEYAPRLIKQSLVGGGAAEKAQVQHMVRLLLKLPDAKLQADAADALAVALTHAHMRATALRAGASVALLRRRR
- a CDS encoding Pycsar system effector family protein; its protein translation is MDFATRYDYLKTAIARYDGYFNLAAVKGSLVLTSNAIFLAPAIGQRSELLAALSAGGAARVLLIAATLLSLTSMVLASLVLASWLGRSRPESLMFSDTVAATRPDDYVNAVAQLDETRVLADLARLAHMLATGLTRKFRYVTLVLAVACAFLALLA
- a CDS encoding YebC/PmpR family DNA-binding transcriptional regulator, coding for MGRGPSIEARKNAVDAQRGKIFTKVIREIGVAARAGGGDPSSNPRLRAAIDRGLQVNMSKDVIERAIKKATGELEGVTYEEIRYEGYAPGGVAVIVDCLTDNKVRTVADVRHAFGKFGGNLGTDGSVSFMFKKLGVLSFAPGADEDRITEVAIDAGADDVVVYPEDGAIDVLTAQDGFDAVKAAMDGAGLKPDIAEVTMRADNDIAVAGETAQQVAKLLRWLEDLDDVQNVYSNADLGDDAYAA
- a CDS encoding GNAT family N-acetyltransferase, translated to MSEPTIRRATLDDVERLKDVGERAFVSAFGHLYPPDDLAAFLEDAYSVEKQRKFLTDPTYALWIVERDGQALGYALAGRPCMLPHEDVRPEDGELKRIYLLPEAQGSGIGARLIQTAFDWLEQDGPCTLWIGVYSQNFGAQRFYERLGFQKVGGYEFMVGNTRDPEFILRRDAAASPKARSATA
- a CDS encoding alpha/beta hydrolase, which translates into the protein MSRRVLLLHGLWMPGFAMAWLAGKLRSAGFDPEIFAYGSVADGPDRAVPRLIDIIGDEDVDIVAHSLGGLITLQALLDAPHLKVRRVVCLGSPLAGSGAASGMLRWPVATYLLGRSATLLQSGFPHWQGQAQVGVVAGRVPHGLGALFGQFAGDHDGTVAVEETRLPGVADHVVIDASHSGMLWSVDAADQAIAFLRDGRFSRPA
- the ruvA gene encoding Holliday junction branch migration protein RuvA gives rise to the protein MIGRLKGILVHKQPPWLVVDVHGVGYELEAPMSTFYDLPELGREVALFTHYAQKEDSVSLYGFLREGERRLFRDVQKVTGIGAKIALAVLSGVSVDDFARLVQAGDVTALTRIPGIGKKTAERMVVELRDRAADLGGGGGPIGGNVPADAQSEAVVALQQLGYKPAEASRMVRDAAATGDDAATIIRKALKSALR
- a CDS encoding zinc ribbon domain-containing protein, which translates into the protein MPIYAFECAACGHHFDRLQKIADPDPSACPQCGADAVKRQVTAPSFRLSGSGWYETDFKKGSDKKKNLTEGSSSSSSSSSSDSKPSTPAKSE
- the aspS gene encoding aspartate--tRNA ligase produces the protein MRTHFCGLVDEALVGQTVTLCGWADVARDLGGLCFIDLRDHEGIVQVVAESSDAEGNAAVVEAASKIGYEDCLRITGVVRRRSSVNAKIRTGQVEVVATKIELLNKAEPLPFHAHENPGEDIRLKYRYLDLRTPEMQRMMRTRIKLVQALRRWLDARGFQDIETPILTKATPEGARDFLVPARMHPGEFYALPQSPQLFKQILMMAGFDRYYQIARCFRDEALRADRQLEFTQLDMEFAWVSERDVQDTVEEMIRVVFREVMDVELANPFPRMTYEEAMRRYGSDKPDLRNAMEFTDIAELVKTCEFKVFTDWANHADGRVVALRAPGGAQFSRKQIDDYGAYAAKYGAKGLAWMKVEDASKGREGINSPIAKFLDDATIAAILKATGAQTGDAIFFGAATYKSASDFMGALRLKLGKDLGLVAVGWTPLWVTDFPMFEWDEEEQRYVALHHPFTAPAVDSIDDLRANAKTAVSRGYDMVLNGNEIGGGSIRIHNSQMQSAVFDMLGIGAEEAEGKFGFLLDALKYGAPPHGGIAFGIDRIAALMAGTESIRDVIAFPKTTTAQCLMTGAPSPVPDKQLAEVHVSVREKADK